The DNA segment ACGGTTTACTGGCACTATAAACAATGGCGAGATGCTGGAGCATTGACTCAATTGATGCACCGATTACACCAACAAGTACGAGAACAGGTAAAAAAAAATCCCAATGGACAACCCTAATCATCATTGACTCCCAAGCGGTAAAAAATACTTGTAATGCGAGTATTGATTCTAAAGGATATTGTTTCTACAAAGCCACTAATGGTATCAAGCGACATCTAGCTGTAGATACCCTTGGGTTTCCTTTTTTCACTCATTGTACGCCTGCCCATGTATCGGATGATGTGGGATTAGTGGAAATGCTGACCCTAAATATGGATTATTTTAGAGCCAAGCCGGTGACGATTCCCAAAATTACGATTTTGTTAGACCGGGGGTATCATATTAACTTTTTAATCAAAGAATTGGAGCAGATTTATCCAGAAATTATGACTATAGCTAAGCATACAAAGGTTGACATGATATGGGTCGCTGGGCGTAGCCCCACATTGGTTCCCCAGAATCTTAAGGCGACAACCTTAACCTACCTAGCTATAAAATCCGCTTTGAATTGTCAACGAAGCCGTCAAAACAAAAGAAATCAGGCTTTGTGCCTGTGACAGCCAGGTGGGTAATTGAGCGGTCGAATGCTTGGATGGAGCGGTGCAAGAGTCTGGTCAAGAACTTTGAACGAACTCTGACCCATGCCGTCACCAAAATAAACCTATGTTTTATTCGCCTTATGTTGAAGCGTCTCGCATCTCCTCCTTGAAATCTCAAATGGGTTCTATAGGGGTTCGATCTCTAAGTCAATTGTCTCTCTCCCTCCACCCCCTTATAGTCTTACCCCCTCTATAACAACTCCCTACCTAGAAACTTTACTACCCTCTCTTCCCTCCACCTCTCTCTCTATTTGATTGACTTTTAGCAATTTAACTCTACTTCATCCCGTTTGACCTTTTGTAACTTCATCTGTATCTATTTTGTATGTACCTACTCTTATCCGATCTATACTTAATTCAATGATTGCTAATTTGCTCTTCACTAAACCTATCAATGGTTAATTGACTATCCTACTCTTGTCATTATCTCTATTTTAGTTAATCCTTAACTATTGTTCGCCTTAATAGTAAACTATTGCCCTTCCAATATCCTATAATTTATTCTGTCTTATCTTGGTCACTTGTTGTATCTATTTGTATTGCAATTGTCGCTTCTTCCTTAATTATGGTGCCTTACTTTGCTCTACTGTTAGCATTCTTAATGCCTTATGTTTTGTTGAAAAACTTGCTAATGTCTTTTTCTGTATATGTTATACTTTTGGTTGTTTAGCTGTCACTTATATGTCTAGTAACTCACTGATAAGTATCTAAATTAATGTGCAGAGATTGACTAGTTTTTATGGTTGCGTTGTTATTAAAGTATATTTCAATTATATGACAATTGCTTATCCATCTAATTTCCTTCTACATTGCTAACTGTATGTTACATTAAGATGTAGAAGCTTCGCAGCTAGTCTGATAGTTGCAATGGTAGACTAGCAAATCCTACTCTAAGATTGCTCGTATGGTCGCTCGTATGACAACTGTCCG comes from the Synechococcus sp. C9 genome and includes:
- a CDS encoding transposase: MARCWSIDSIDAPITPTSTRTGKKKSQWTTLIIIDSQAVKNTCNASIDSKGYCFYKATNGIKRHLAVDTLGFPFFTHCTPAHVSDDVGLVEMLTLNMDYFRAKPVTIPKITILLDRGYHINFLIKELEQIYPEIMTIAKHTKVDMIWVAGRSPTLVPQNLKATTLTYLAIKSALNCQRSRQNKRNQALCL